In Anopheles gambiae chromosome 2, idAnoGambNW_F1_1, whole genome shotgun sequence, a single window of DNA contains:
- the LOC1277146 gene encoding glycine cleavage system H protein, with amino-acid sequence MVLCHVRATVRLGSFVAKASAQSWTLRARPFSISSVALKERLFTDKHEWVSVDGDVGTVGISNFAQEALGDVVFAQLPDPGTKLSQKDECGALESVKAASEIYSPVSGEVTVKNGAVEETPGLVNSSCYENGWLFKLKLTKPDELSKLMSEEQYTEFLKTADH; translated from the exons ATGGTGTTATGTCACGTTCGTGCGACAGTGCGGTTAGGCAGCTTCGTGGCCAAGGCCAGCGCGCAAAGCTGGACCCTGCGGGCCCGTCCGTTCAGCATCAGCAGTGTGGCGCTGAAAG AGCGTCTTTTCACGGACAAGCATGAATGGGTGTCGGTGGACGGTGATGTGGGCACGGTTGGCATTTCGAACTTTGCACAG GAGGCCCTCGGTGATGTGGTGTTCGCACAGCTGCCCGATCCCGGAACCAAACTATCGCAGAAGGACGAGTGTGGCGCACTGGAGAGTGTGAAGGCGGCGAGCGAAATCTACTCACCCGTTTCCGGTGAGGTGACGGTGAAAAATGGTGCCGTAGAGGAGACGCCCGGTCTGGTGAACTCATCCTGCTACGAAAATG GTTGGCTGTTCAAGCTGAAGCTCACCAAACCGGACGAGCTGTCGAAGCTGATGAGCGAAGAGCAGTATACGGAGTTTTTGAAAACTGCTGACCATTAG
- the LOC5667217 gene encoding uncharacterized protein LOC5667217 produces the protein MMLPSYNVFRPFAIFAGVFGIFQSLIWIGFAITGIISYYCDIDFSGQSSTMGSLLTLTFFNIYFRGTCVQQNIPPIDMSLVQPLNLMPAGDVHAFVWVYLIIHLFWGISSLTLLTNARHKYVRYINVFLYIWIIITMIISVLDLALGILFAIDYDTIVRALFEYPFDMGQVLPAVQVLATAAHVSGIMMVMAFRGWILWIVNVSLAIFMFTQTFKIYDYNQMRRKQKSTGGTANGGYVPEGDTMRRPPIDAYDMSQPRTQSFAQPVVSEYRRPLERISEAPIQVESPVPPQQDWSQQQRSFEPKPTVVVSRTLEPLARPQSNEPEERPTVDNRPIPPPPPPKNFMNTVVRRDVAAAKVARELNYRNSFNVNNSGIAAVNLRPTGLNLTNPGPLGGETDLPTPNYSPPMPRTNPFENRPPLRSVLRNSRFQ, from the exons ATGATGCTCCCAAGCTATAACGTCTTTCGGCCGTTTGCCATCTTTGCCGGTGTGTTTGGCATT TTTCAATCCCTCATATGGATCGGTTTCGCGATCACGGGCATCATCTCGTACTATTGCGATATAGATTTTTCAGGCCAATCGAGCACGATGGGCTCGCTGCTAACGCTTACCTTCTTTAACATCTACTTCCGCG GTACTTGCGTGCAGCAGAACATCCCACCGATTGACATGTCACTGGTACAGCCGCTCAATCTAATGCCCGCGGGCGACGTGCACGCGTTCGTGTGGGTCTACCTCATCATACATCTCTTCTGGGGCATCAGCTCGCTGACGCTGCTCACAA ATGCACGGCACAAGTATGTGCGCTACATAAATGTGTTCCTGTACATCtggatcatcatcaccatgaTCATCAGCGTGCTCGATCTGGCACTGGGCATACTGTTTGCAATCGATTACGATACGATTGTT CGTGCACTGTTCGAGTATCCGTTCGACATGGGGCAGGTGCTACCGGCGGTCCAGGTGCTGGCCACGGCCGCGCACGTCTCCGGCATCatgatggtgatggcattCCGCGGCTGGATCCTCTGGATTGTCAACGTGTCGCTCGCGATCTTCATGTTCACGCAAACGTTTAAGATATACGACTACAATCAGATGCGCCGCAAG CAAAAGTCCACCGGTGGCACGGCAAACGGAGGCTACGTGCCGGAGGGTGATACGATGCGACGGCCACCCATCGATGCGTACGATATGAG TCAACCCCGCACGCAGTCGTTCGCCCAGCCGGTCGTGTCCGAGTACCGGCGCCCACTGGAACGTATCAGCGAGGCACCGATTCAGGTAGAGTCGCCCGTCCCACCGCAGCAGGACTggagccagcagcagcggtccTTCGAGCCAAAGCCAACCGTCGTCGTGAGCCGTACGCTCGAGCCCCTGGCCAGACCGCAATCGAACGAACCGGAGGAACGTCCGACAGTCGACAATCGTCCCATCCCACCGCCACCCCCGCCAAAGAACTTCATGAACACGGTGGTCCGACGGGACGTGGCGGCGGCAAAGGTAGCGCGCGAGCTTAACTATCGCAACAGCTTCAACGTGAACAACAGTGGCATTGCCGCGGTCAATTTGCGTCCCACCGGGCTGAACCTTACCAACCCGGGACCGCTCGGCGGGGAGACGGATCTGCCGACGCCCAACTACAGCCCGCCGATGCCGCGCACCAATCCGTTCGAAAACCGGCCACCGTTGCGATCGGTGCTGCGAAATTCGCGTTTCCAGTAG